CCGCGCTGGTACTGCGGGGCGGCGGTCGGGTGTGCATGGGTCTACCTCGTCGACGCCGGGCTCTTCCGCGTCCCGGCGGAGGACTTCGTCAACGCGCCGCGCCGCGCGGCCTTCATGGCTCGGTCGCGATGGCCGCTATTGATCGGGGCGGGGGCGGCGACGGCGGGCGTGATGATGCGCGTGCTTTCGATGCCGATGCATCGGGCGACGTGGATGCTGCTGGGTGCATTGACGGTCATCGCGGGACTGTATGTCATGCCGATCATTCCCCGCCGCGACGGACCGGCCAAACGCCTCAAGGACTTCGCCACCGTCAAACCCATCGTCATCTCCATCGCCTGGCTCGCCGGGGCGATGGGGCTGGCCGTGACCGAGGGCGTGACGCGGCACGACGAGGTTGTGCACGAATGGCTCATCGGGGCGCTGCTCATGACGCTCCTGCTCGCCGACTCGATCGCGCTGGACTGGGCGGATCGGCCCGGCGACGCCGGAGCCGACGTGCATACGCTCGCCACGCGCTTGACGCCGCGCGGTTACGACCGGCTCATGCTCGCCTGCATCGCCCTGCAAATCGCGCTGACCCTGATCGGCCTCGCCCTCGGCGGCGGTCCGCTCTGGCTGCTGCCCGCCCTCATCATGATCGCGACCCACGGCTGGAGCCTGTACCTGACCCGCTCCCCCCGCCGCGACCGCGTCCTGGTCGGCTCCGCCATCGCCGCCTGGCGCATCGCCGGAGCGATGGCCGTCTGGTTGATGTGGTAAGAAGGTGTCAGGCGTCAGGTATCAGCGGTCAACCAGAAGTGGCCCCATGCTGACTGCTGACCGCTTCCTTAAAACATTCCCGTCATCGACTCGTGCACGAGCTTGGCCAGACATTCGCGCAGGACGGTGTACGAATAATGCCGGCGGGCGAGTTCGTAGTTTCGGTCGGCCCATTGCTTTCGCGTCGCCGCGTCATCGAGAATCGCGCGGGCAGCGTCAACCGTGGCTTCCGACACGAACGAATCGAAGGCGACGACCTTGAATCCCTTGGGCTTGATGTCCGCGCGGAAGATATCGTACGCGCTCATCACCAGCGGGCGGCGATAGTAGATCGCCTCCAAAAACGCATTGCCGAAGCCCTCGATCGCCGACGGATACGTCACAAGGTCCGCATGTTCGTACGCATCGGCGAGCGAAAATAGTCGCCGTCCATCGTCGTCCGTCCCGCCCTTCTGACTGAACCGGTCCGCCGCGAGAATCAGGCGCACGTTCATCGCCTCCGCATAGCGCACCAGATACTTGCGATACGCATCGCCCTCGTCGCCCGATGAATGCGTCACCACCAGCGCCGCCGGCCGATCAAGCCAGTGCACCAGATCAATCGCGCACTCGATGCGCTTGCGCGGCACAATGCGCGTCGGCTGAAGAATCAAAAGCTCCTCGTCCTTAAGTCCGATCGCTTCGCGCAGTTCGTCCGTCGGAACCTGCGACCGCTGCGGGGGCGATTCCTGGGGTGACTCAAAGTTCATGACGTTGGGCACGAGCGAACAGCGCATGCCGATGCGGCGCGCCAGCTCGTGCGCCGCGTGGGTATTGATGACGACGTGATGAATCTGACTCATCGCCGGGGGGAACGCCGCCTGAAGGTAGTCGGCGGCGGCGGTCAGGTCGTAACGCGGCCTTTCCCACGGAAAATCATGATGATGCGCGATCGTCGGCAGTCCCGTCTCCGCCACCAGTTCCGTCAGCGCCAATCCCATCGGCACATGCATCGGCAGCGACAGGGCGTTCTCGACGATGAGCAGATCGATGTCGAAGCGCCGCACGAACTGCGTCAGCGCGTCATTGAGCCGACGGCGGAGTTCATGCACCGCCTGCGAAGTTTTGGGCGAGCGCGTCGTGCTGCCGAAAAGATCCTCGTTGATCGCGCGCACGTCCGGGTGATCGAAGTGCGCGATATCCAGCACCATGCTGCGATCCGCCGGCCGATCCGATTCCCCGGCGAAGAAATAGCACGTATGACCCAACGCCTCCAGCGTCGCCGACCACTTGGCCGACTCGAGCGAGACGCCGTCCGTCCCCGCCAGGCGGGTCGCGACGATGCCGATACGCAGTGGGTTCACATCAGACATGGGCAGCTAAAGAATCATACGTCCGTCGATGCCATTTCGTTCTCGTGATGAGTGATTTGACACGAAGACACGGAGGCATGGAGACACGAAGAAGAACATCAAATGGATAAAAAAACCGCCTCTGGTTTTCTCCGTGTCTTCACGTCTCCGCGTCTTCGTGATAAAGACCTCGGCCTCGACGCGCCGCTTACTTGGATTGTCCGTCTTGGGCGCGTCGCCATTGGCGCAGGCGGCGCCAGACGTGGATGCGGTTGCGCAGCTCCAGCACGGCGGGCATGATCGTCATGCACACGATCAGCGTCATCGAGATGCCCACCGCGAGGACGAAGCCCAGACTGCGAATCCCGCGATGCTCGGCGAAGAGCATCGAGGCGAAGGCGAGAATGGTCGTGCCGCTGGTGAGGATGATGCCCTTGCCCGTGCCCTGGCTGAGCCCGGCGGGGCGGCGGCGCGGGTTCTGGCGGTAGCGATGCATGATGTGTACGCCGCTGGCGACGCCGATGCCGAACATCAAAGGCAGCACGATGATGTTCGCCGGGTTGATCGTCACATCGAACAGCCACATCATCGCGAAGGTCAATACGAACGCCACCGACACCGGCAACAGGCACAACAGCGCATCGACAAGCCGCAGAAAATCCAGGTACGCCACGATCAGCACCGCGATCAGCGCCAGCGCCCCCGCCTTCTGATAGCTCCATTGCATCAGCAGCCCCGACTCGTAAATCTGTACCGGCGAACCCGTGAAATTCCCGTCCACCGAGCGCACCTCCTCGATGTACGGCTTCATCGCGCCGGGGTCCCACACATTCGCTTTCGGATACACCTTGAGCTGATACCGCACCGGCTTGACGATGCTCACCACCTCGCGGCGCATCAGGGCGGGAAGATCATCGACGCGCAGCGGGCGCGTCAGAAGCGACTGGTCGATCTGCCAGCGCAGCTTCGTCTGAAGCGACACGAAAAGCCCGTGCAGGGCGGCCATGCGCTCCGACGCATGTTCCTTGAACTTCGCATCCGCGAGCACTTCCTGAATGCGCCGCACCTTGTCGAATAGCTGCGAGAGCGCTTCATGCACCTTCGGCTCCGCCTTCACGTCATCGCGATTCAGCGCGATCGAGAGCACCAGATTCAATCCCGTCAATCGCTGCGCCAATCCGCCCGCGTCGATCGCTTCGGGCGTCACGGGGCTATCGAGCAGCGGCGCGATCTGTTTGCGGGTTTCCTCGATGAGCGCGACCTTCTCGTCCTCATCGGCCGGGAACATCAGGCCGACGCCGCCCACGCTCGCCACGGACGGCAACTGACGGAATTGCTCCGCCCGGCGTTTGGCGACGTCCAGACTGTCGGTGATCGACACGCCGTAGAGAAGCGACTGCGCGCTGTGATCGAGCACGCGCTGCTGCCACCGCACGCTGGCGAGCCCTTCGGGCAGCAGGTTCATGAGGTTGTTGTCGTAGCGCACGCGCGCCATGCCGACGAAGCTCAGCGCGACGATCGCGCCGGCGACGAGGCAGGTGATGACCGGGCGATGGATGAGCTGCATGATCCAACCCTGCCGGTGCATGTCGATGAGGCGTCCCTCGGCGGAGGGATTGTGGCGAAGCTGCGGGCGGCAGAGGCGCAGGAGGGCGGGCATGACGGTGAGCATGGCGAGCATGCAGAGCATGACGCCGACGGCGGCGATGTTGCCCATCTCGGCCATGCCGGTAAAGTCCGTCAGGAGCGTCGTGCCGAAGGCGAGCGCGGTGGTGATCGCGCCGGTGATGATGCCCGGGCCGGTCGTCTGGATCGTGTCGATCATCGTCTGACGGAATCCCGCGATGCCCTCGGCGTGATTGGGGCGGATCAATTCGAAGTGCGAGACGATATGGATGCCGAAGTCGATGCCCAGGCCCAGGAGGATGACGGTGAAGACGACGCTGAGGACTTGAAGGTGTCCGATCGCCA
The nucleotide sequence above comes from Planctomycetota bacterium. Encoded proteins:
- a CDS encoding MMPL family transporter, which produces MRPHVVHDKLRHNLLGGGARFVCDRPWVVLLAAGLLAAASVGLTVARLGFDADRNDLISASLDWNKKYIEYRRQFSGYDSIAIVVRVPGGEDGRSKAEDFVRATVAKLEHHESAIRRVWWGYDPRQMSPILLRLDPMDSFKTHLAEMSQAGPMLKARNFGDLLSALPAALQSQSKDTTADQAVEMIAQFGTLLDGITQVLEGADAGSTAAAFDLSGQSDWQFLDSDDHQLLFIEIEGEPSTDSVDQFEPAVRLARASLESTMKQMPGIDAGLTGVPVIEADETNMSMRDSTWCSIISVVGIAVLLIVAFHSFSIPLIMVGALMVGVMWSFGYLTLAIGHLQVLSVVFTVILLGLGIDFGIHIVSHFELIRPNHAEGIAGFRQTMIDTIQTTGPGIITGAITTALAFGTTLLTDFTGMAEMGNIAAVGVMLCMLAMLTVMPALLRLCRPQLRHNPSAEGRLIDMHRQGWIMQLIHRPVITCLVAGAIVALSFVGMARVRYDNNLMNLLPEGLASVRWQQRVLDHSAQSLLYGVSITDSLDVAKRRAEQFRQLPSVASVGGVGLMFPADEDEKVALIEETRKQIAPLLDSPVTPEAIDAGGLAQRLTGLNLVLSIALNRDDVKAEPKVHEALSQLFDKVRRIQEVLADAKFKEHASERMAALHGLFVSLQTKLRWQIDQSLLTRPLRVDDLPALMRREVVSIVKPVRYQLKVYPKANVWDPGAMKPYIEEVRSVDGNFTGSPVQIYESGLLMQWSYQKAGALALIAVLIVAYLDFLRLVDALLCLLPVSVAFVLTFAMMWLFDVTINPANIIVLPLMFGIGVASGVHIMHRYRQNPRRRPAGLSQGTGKGIILTSGTTILAFASMLFAEHRGIRSLGFVLAVGISMTLIVCMTIMPAVLELRNRIHVWRRLRQWRRAQDGQSK
- a CDS encoding glycosyltransferase, coding for MSDVNPLRIGIVATRLAGTDGVSLESAKWSATLEALGHTCYFFAGESDRPADRSMVLDIAHFDHPDVRAINEDLFGSTTRSPKTSQAVHELRRRLNDALTQFVRRFDIDLLIVENALSLPMHVPMGLALTELVAETGLPTIAHHHDFPWERPRYDLTAAADYLQAAFPPAMSQIHHVVINTHAAHELARRIGMRCSLVPNVMNFESPQESPPQRSQVPTDELREAIGLKDEELLILQPTRIVPRKRIECAIDLVHWLDRPAALVVTHSSGDEGDAYRKYLVRYAEAMNVRLILAADRFSQKGGTDDDGRRLFSLADAYEHADLVTYPSAIEGFGNAFLEAIYYRRPLVMSAYDIFRADIKPKGFKVVAFDSFVSEATVDAARAILDDAATRKQWADRNYELARRHYSYTVLRECLAKLVHESMTGMF